One genomic segment of Erythrolamprus reginae isolate rEryReg1 chromosome 2, rEryReg1.hap1, whole genome shotgun sequence includes these proteins:
- the LOC139159834 gene encoding zinc finger protein 569-like isoform X2, producing MEPGKIWNLPPETSSTQTNHQRTHECLVCGKSFAHRSRLLTHREVHVKSSSTQYLEGEKSFSGKNSKDLRSFPKLKPYKCEECDSCFQQKSNLLKHQHIHTGEKPYQCLVCGKSFNQKGSLKIHERIHTGEKPYRCWECGKSFSQHSSLWRHEKIHAVIKPYKCFECGKCFTQSSGLWVHKKIHGGEKNEKCLECGKCFTQKSSLVVHQKRHTGERPYECPECEKRFLHFRELRRHQNWHKGDLPHKCGECGKSFMSPAQVQIHQRIHTGEKPYKCEECEKCFSRKQNLVCHQRVHTGERRYKCLECGKCLGDKRALWNHHKIHTGEKPHQCIDCGRFYRTITDLRNHGKIHTGERNYKCLDCGRTFAHSSNLRNHILTHTGEKPHKCPECDKCFSRKDYLVMHQRLHTGEKPYQCLQCGKCFAQPSALRIHTRSHTGYRPHKCTECEKAFPSKSHLKKHQKVHSRDKSLQL from the coding sequence ATGGAGCCTGGAAAAATCTGGAATCTCCCACCAGAAACAAGCAGCACCCAAACAAACCACCAAAGAACCCATGAATGCTTAGTGTGTGGGAAATCCTTTGCTCATAGGTCCCGCCTTTTGACCCACAGGGAGGTCCATGTGAAAAGTAGTTCCACTCAATATTTGGAGGGTGAGAAATCTTTCTCTGGAAAAAACTCCAAAGATCTCAGAAGCTTCCCAAAACTAAAACCCTATAAATGTGAAGAATGTGACTCATGCTTTCAGCAAAAGTCAAACCTCCTTAAACATCAGCACATCCACACcggagagaaaccatatcaatgTCTGGTATGCGGGAAATCTTTTAATCAAAAAGGAAGTCTTAAAATCCATGagagaatccacacaggggagaaaccttacAGGTGTTGGGAATGTGGGAAGAGCTTTTCTCAGCATTCAAGTCTTTGGCGTCATGAGAAGATTCATGCAGTAATAAAACCGTACAAGTGCTTTGAGTGTGGAAAATGTTTCACCCAGAGTTCAGGTCTGTGGGTACATAAGAAAATACACGGAGGAGAGAAAAACGAAAAGTGCCTTGAATGCGGCAAATGTTTTACCCAGAAATCATCCCTGGTGGTACATCAGAAGCGTCACACTGGAGAGAGACCTTATGAATGCCCAGAATGTGAGAAACGATTTCTGCATTTTCGTGAACTTCGGAGACACCAGAATTGGCACAAAGGGGACCTACCCCATAAATGTggggagtgtgggaaaagtttcatgtCGCCAGCCCAAGTTCAGATTCATCAGAGAATTCACACGGGGGAGAAACCCTACAAATGTGAAGAGTGTGAGAAATGCTTTTCCCGAAAACAAAACCTTGTATGCCATCAGAGGGTCCACACAGGAGAGAGGCGATACAAATGCCTAGAATGTGGAAAATGCCTTGGAGACAAGAGGGCCCTGTGGAACCATCACaaaatccacacaggggagaagccacatCAATGCATCGACTGTGGAAGGTTTTATCGTACCATAACAGACCTTAGAAATCATGGGAAAATTCACACGGGGGAAAGAAATTACAAATGTTTGGACTGTGGGAGAACATTTGCTCATTCATCAAACCTTAGAAATCACATCCTAACCCATACCGGAGAGAAACCTCACAAATGCCCAGAGTGCGATAAATGTTTTTCACGGAAAGATTATCTTGTGATGCATCAGCGActccacactggagaaaaaccctATCAATGTCTACAGTGTGGGAAATGTTTTGCCCAACCTTCAGCACTTCGCATACACACCAGAAGTCACACAGGATACAGGCCTCATAAGTGCACAGAGTGTGAGAAAGCTTTTCCTAGCAAATCACATCTAAAAAAGCACCAGAAAGTCCACAGCAGAGATAAATCCCTTCAGCTGTGA
- the LOC139159834 gene encoding zinc finger protein 569-like isoform X1 has translation MEPGKIWNLPPETSSTQKNHQRTHECLNCGKSFAHKSRLLTHRKVHVKSSSTQYLEGEISFSGKNSKDLRSFPKLKPYKCEECDSCFQKKSDLLKHQHIHTGEKPYQCLVCGKSFNQKGSLKIHERIHTGEKPYRCWECGKSFSQHSSLWRHEKIHAGIKSYKCFECGKCFTESSGLWVHKKIHGGEKNEKCLECGKCFTHKSSLVVHQKRHTEERPYECPECEKRFLHFGELRRHQNWHKGDLPHKCGECGKSFMSPAQVQIHQRIHTGEKPYKCEECEKCFSRKQNLVCHQRVHTGERRYKCLECGKCFGNKGTLWNHQKIHTGEKPHQCIDCGKFYRTIPELRNHGKIHTGERNYKCLDCGRSFAHSSNLRNHILTHTGEKPHKCPECDKCFSRKDYLVMHQRLHTGEKPYQCLQCGKCFAQPSALRIHTRSHTGYRPHKCTECEKAFLSKSHLKKHQKVHSRDKSLQL, from the coding sequence ATGGAGCCTGGAAAAATCTGGAATCTCCCACCAGAAACAAGCAGCACCCAAAAAAACCACCAAAGAACCCATGAATGCTTAAATTGTGGGAAATCCTTTGCTCATAAGTCCCGCCTTTTGACCCACAGGAAGGTCCATGTGAAAAGTAGTTCCACTCAATATTTGGAGGGTGAGATATCTTTCTCTGGAAAAAACTCCAAAGATCTCAGAAGCTTCCCAAAACTAAAACCCTATAAATGTGAAGAATGTGACTCATGCTTTCAGAAAAAGTCAGACCTCCTTAAACATCAGCACATCCACACcggagagaaaccatatcaatgTCTGGTATGCGGGAAATCTTTTAATCAAAAAGGAAGTCTTAAAATCCATGagagaatccacacaggggagaaaccttacAGGTGTTGGGAATGTGGGAAGAGCTTTTCTCAGCATTCAAGTCTTTGGCGCCATGAGAAGATTCATGCAGGAATCAAGTCTTACAAGTGCTTTGAGTGTGGAAAATGCTTCACCGAGAGTTCAGGTCTGTGGGTACATAAGAAAATACACGGAGGAGAGAAAAACGAAAAGTGCCTCGAATGCGGCAAATGTTTTACCCACAAATCATCCCTGGTGGTACATCAGAAGCGTCACACTGAAGAGAGACCTTATGAATGCCCAGAATGTGAGAAACGATTTCTGCATTTTGGTGAACTTCGGAGACACCAGAATTGGCACAAAGGGGACCTACCCCATAAATGTggggagtgtgggaaaagtttcatgtCGCCAGCCCAAGTTCAGATTCATCAGAGAATTCACACGGGGGAGAAACCCTACAAATGTGAGGAGTGTGAGAAATGCTTTTCCCGAAAACAAAACCTTGTATGCCATCAGAGGGTCCACACAGGAGAGAGGCGATACAAATGCCTAGAATGTGGAAAATGCTTTGGAAACAAGGGAACCCTGTGGAACCATCAGaaaatccacacaggggagaagccacatCAATGCATCGACTGTGGAAAGTTTTATCGTACCATACCAGAACTTAGAAATCATGGGAAAATTCACACGGGGGAAAGAAATTACAAATGTTTGGACTGTGGGAGATCATTTGCTCATTCATCAAACCTTAGAAATCACATCCTAACCCATACCGGAGAGAAACCTCACAAATGCCCAGAGTGCGATAAATGTTTTTCACGGAAAGATTATCTTGTGATGCATCAGCGActccacactggagaaaaaccatatcAATGTCTACAGTGTGGGAAATGTTTTGCCCAACCTTCAGCACTTCGCATACACACCAGAAGTCACACAGGATACAGGCCTCATAAGTGCACAGAATGTGAGAAAGCTTTTCTTAGCAAATCACATCTAAAAAAGCACCAGAAAGTCCACAGCAGAGATAAATCTCTTCAGCTGTGA